In Setaria italica strain Yugu1 chromosome I, Setaria_italica_v2.0, whole genome shotgun sequence, the genomic window GCTGCAGTGGTGCTGGTTGTGGGAGGCTGATAGATGGGGTCTGAGTGGAAACTAAACCAAGTGCTCGACTGGTAGGGCCGGGGGTCATGGTGCTGTGCTTTGGACTCACAGTGTCATGGATAGGTGGACCAGCTCGGGTGGTGCTATCAATCCACTGGATTGAGAGTAGGGAGGAGATTAGATGCAATGACGACGCTAGGGGATAGAGTAAAGCAGGCGGTCAGGGCTTGCCTGCCATTTTCAGTCATTGGTGGTGATGAGATCAAGCAGATGGGAGAGAGGACGGTGCGACTATAGCTGAGCATTTTTTGCCAAGCCCGGTCGGCCCGTGAGCCTAGCCTAAGCCTATTGGGATTTGGACCGCCCATTCTTGCTATGGGACTGGGTGCGGTCAGCGAAAACTAACTTAGAAAAAAATTCAGGTGGCCCATGCCCGCTGAGAATATTAATTtgatttatttttcaactaaaaataACGGGATGTCCAAGCTCGGTTCGGGCCTGGCCCAAAAAATTGACCTGACAACGCCCATGGGACGGTCGTGGTCATGGATTTTTAGCCCTAAATGAACTGGGCTTTTTTTCCAACCTGACCCGGCCCGAAAAATGCTTAGGTCTAGGTGCAGCGGAATTGCCTAGGATGTTTTTATCGATGGTGAAAGCTCGCGGGATGGGGTGAAAATGAAGCCTTGATGTTAAGGATTTTTGGTCAGGTTTTTGTCAAGGAAAAGGTGCAGAAGGGTGTTGAAGACCTTTACAAGGTCCATGTGGAGGTAGCGGCTCACCCACGACGGATCGCTGTTGTTCAATCAGTTGCAAGGTCAAAATGAAACGGGGGTGGCTTGGTTGGGTGAGGGTTCAGGGGATTCGATGCTCGGGGAGGAGGACGTCCGGGTACTCAAGGTATCATGCTTGGGCGCGGCTGAGCCAGAGTTTTGCCAGTGGCAGTTGCTTATAGTAATCCTAAGGGCTAAGTCGATGTGGGTTCGGAGGTGTAACACCCCGATTTTTAgggaattttaaattttactaaattttgacacttttttcatttaaaaaactatttattttctttattagcTAGCTAGgtaagttaaaaaaaattctaaaacaaAATCTTGCATTTAAAACCTCATTTTTGTTGCATGGTTTGCACGTGACCCTAACATCCTAGAACCTTTATCCAATTCAAACTTGAATTAGGTGCAAGTTTGAAATGAATCAAACATTTCAACGAAATAGCATACCCCTTTAAACCTCCCATCGGCACAAAAACAAAAGGCCCATAGGCTCCTTTACATccttctccccttcctctctcatTTTCGGATCAGCCCACCTCAACCACCAGGCCACCTCGTCTTACTTCCGCTTATAGCAAGCGTGTTCTTGATGTCGGCTATGGCAACCTTCTGATACTACAAGTATACAATATCGGATGTAGGTTTTTTCTCTCAGATTATCACAAGATTTATATCGAATATATAGAAACCAAGACTATAGGTTGTTTCCAGGGGAATATGACATGACTTCTTGACTATGGCGCCAGAAAAAGCCTTCGTAAAAACGGAATAGAGACGTAGTGAAAAGAATGATTGCAAATGACGGAAAAACTGGCTGTCACCCTTGCGGCGCCTATCACGCGCCGAGCGGCgttagaaggaaaaaaagggcCAGGGGATAGCTAGCTAGGTCTTACTGGTAAACTAAGATCGTAGCCTAATGTAATGCACAACTCTGGCACCGATATACTACTGTTCTTGTCCTCTTCCCAAGCTTCTTTAAATCCGTTCCCTCCTCTACATCACCCGAATTTCAACTTTCACAGCAACAAAACTTGTGACGGCCCCGGATCAAGTCTACCTTACTCCCAAGGCTCCACGACGCTTACTATGTTCTTATGCTTTGGTAAATTTCTAAAAAAAGGTCTGTTCCGATCACAAATCCTAGCTTATACTACTCGCACAATCGGATAGAAGCAACGTCCACTTCAGTAACGTAGTCATCACGATTAGGGTCTACCACACGATGTCTAGTTCTAGCAAACTAATTAGGGGCGATGTGGCCTGCACAGGTAGGTGACTCCACCGAAATTTAATTCACTTCCACGGAAAGTTGAATCCGGATCTGCTTGATACTACCGAAGTACTCTAACCACTAGGTTAAAGATATAGTGGTTAGAGATAttgtatttatttgatattatatATATTAACTGTGTAAACTTAGTTAAGGTTAGATAAATTTAATTTAAAACTAAAATGATTAATAATATGGATCGGAGGAGCACTACATTTATATTCAGACATCATGTATCTTTGATTTTACTAAATGTCTAAGTTGTAATATACTCTCTCTGTTCAAAAatatgtaggtcgttttgattttttagtttATAGTGTTTGCTAcgcatctagacatagtgtatagaGTGTATATCTAACTGAATAGCAATatctataatttagaaaagttaaaacaatctAAAATTTGGAATGGATCTAACCATAGAAGTGTAGAAATACATGCGTCACAAAGAAGGTTGTGCATGCACGTGTTAACATATATCGATTCACGTGGATGAAGGATAACAGCAACAAAGACGTAACCTagctcttcatttttttttccctgaaaCCTCTCTCCGAACAACGTGACATGACCAGGTGCAAAGATCTGCAATGAATATGACGTGGCAACGCACCACCCACGTACTCTGCAGAAGGGTCCAAGAGTTCACCGCTCAGTGACTTGGCACACAGCTCAACCACTCGCCCGGATCGAACAACTGAAAAGCGAAAACAAACAAAACGTAATCCTTACCCTACCCCAACCGTCGGATCGCCGGATCCAACGGCTAGAACCTCCCGCAATCTCCCCTCATCCTATCCATCCACTCCCACTTCAGCCTTACTCCACTGTGCTCGCAGCTCACATTCGGGCACGTCGAGCTCAATCGAAAGATCCTCCTCCCCGAGGCGAGGCCGAGCCCAAGAATCCCCGCAACAATGACTTCCCTTTCCTCCGCCGTGGCATTGCCGTCGTCATGCCGGGCCCGTCCGGCGGGTGGCAGCCGGAGGGCGCGGCTGCTGGTGacgcgcgccgcggcgtcgaGCCCCAAGCTGCCGAacgggcggcggctgcgggtggCGGTGGTTGGGGGTGGccccgcgggcggcgccgcggcggaggcgctggCGAAGGGCGGCGTTGAGACGGTGCTCATCGAGCGGAAGATGGACAACTGCAAGCCCTGCGGCGGGGCCATCCCGCTGTGCATGGTGTCGGAGTTCGACCTGCCGCTGGACCTCGTGGACCGGAAggtgaggaagatgaagatgatctCGCCGTCCAACGTCGCCGTCGACATCGGCCGCACGCTCGCGCCGCACGAGTACATCGGGATGGTCAGGCGCGAGGTGCTCGACGCCTACCTCCGCTCACGGGCCCAGTCCGCCGGCGCGGAGGTCGTCAATGGCCTCTTCCTAAGGTACGGTACATCGAAAACCAAACAGCAAGATTTGCCTATGTGAGCTGAACTGAGTCATATTCATGCACTGATACTGGCAGTATTTAAACTGCATCAAAACTGCCAGGATGTACGCTACTTGGTACCAACAAGTTTGGTTTTACTTTCTCAGGGAGCATAGATTTGGTCTTGATTTGTGCATGCATGTCATTTTAGGGAGTTAATTTGTGCATTTGTGTTGAGAGCTGATACCCTCAACTACTACTAGTAGTCTAGTACTATCACAAATTATAGGTAATTTGATTCAAATTGAATGAATCAAAAGTAAACATGGAAAATGGATCTGCATGCAGCAGATCAAATTTGAGCTAGAAATCTAACTCTGAAATCTCCGAATGTCTGTCCCTGTTTGAAAGTGGCACGCATATCCCAACGAGCAGGATCTGCGATTGATCAATGCCTGTTCTATCTGCTCAGGTACGAGGCGCCCAAGGAACCGAACGGCTCGTACGTGGTGCACTACAACCAGTACGACAGCAGCAACGGCAAGGTTGGCGGCGAGAAGAAGTCGTTGGAGGTGGACGCGATCGTGGGCGCGGACGGCGCCAATTCCCGCGTGGCCAAGGACATGGGCGCCGGCGACTACGAGTACGCCATCGCGTTCCAGGAACGCGTCAAGATCCCCGACGACAAGATGGTGTACTACGAGGAGCGCGCCGAGATGTACGTCGGCGACGACGTCTCCCCCGACTTCTACGGCTGGGTGTTCCCCAAGTGCGACCACGTCGCCGTCGGCACCGGCACCGTCACCCAC contains:
- the LOC101784760 gene encoding geranylgeranyl diphosphate reductase, chloroplastic, with product MTSLSSAVALPSSCRARPAGGSRRARLLVTRAAASSPKLPNGRRLRVAVVGGGPAGGAAAEALAKGGVETVLIERKMDNCKPCGGAIPLCMVSEFDLPLDLVDRKVRKMKMISPSNVAVDIGRTLAPHEYIGMVRREVLDAYLRSRAQSAGAEVVNGLFLRYEAPKEPNGSYVVHYNQYDSSNGKVGGEKKSLEVDAIVGADGANSRVAKDMGAGDYEYAIAFQERVKIPDDKMVYYEERAEMYVGDDVSPDFYGWVFPKCDHVAVGTGTVTHKADIKKFQAATRLRAKDKIEGGKIIRVEAHPIPEHPRPKRVSGRVTLVGDAAGYVTKCSGEGIYFAAKSGRMAAEAIVAGSANGTRMVEESDLRKYLAEFDRLYWPTYKVLDILQKVFYRSNAAREAFVEMCADDYVQKMTFDSYLYKRVVPGNPLDDIKLAVNTIGSLVRATALRREMEKVTL